From Thermus brockianus, the proteins below share one genomic window:
- a CDS encoding TIGR02710 family CRISPR-associated CARF protein: MRVLILTVGTTRAPLEEALAHHAPEGVVFLASQDSHPVAAELVRDYGGSFRHHTLLVEDTESLLKAYQVALKALAKALEWEATAIVADLTGGTKPMAAGLVLALTGRGVVFSYVGGERRDRETGRVLPGAERVRLLEDPTARLGLREWAGFTRAWNALNLGMALTELEALLQRPLSPSETRFYSALREVVLGLMEWDRFRHAQAWGHLSPSLPVALAVAEAWGHGAKVRVLKGLESLLPHLRAIVEAEGRPTFPLLQDLLANAERRAALGRYDDALARLYRALELAVEADVHERLGFLLKDPRTWPQGFPPSLRDRILRPRGLMELLEAGFELDLAFGQQGTLTQRLFGEKNRLQALLNRRHESILAHGTKPVGEEDYRRLLEFLSSLDPRLTPLPPWPRF; the protein is encoded by the coding sequence ATGCGGGTCCTCATCCTTACGGTGGGTACCACCCGGGCGCCCCTGGAGGAGGCCTTGGCCCACCACGCCCCGGAGGGGGTGGTCTTCCTGGCAAGCCAGGACTCCCACCCCGTGGCGGCGGAGCTGGTGCGGGACTACGGGGGGTCTTTCCGGCACCACACCCTCCTCGTGGAGGATACGGAAAGCCTCCTAAAGGCCTACCAGGTGGCTCTCAAGGCTTTGGCCAAGGCCCTGGAGTGGGAGGCCACGGCCATCGTGGCCGACCTCACGGGGGGCACCAAGCCCATGGCGGCGGGGCTTGTCTTGGCCCTCACGGGGCGGGGGGTGGTCTTCAGCTACGTGGGCGGGGAGAGGCGGGACCGGGAGACGGGCCGGGTCTTACCGGGGGCGGAGCGGGTGCGCCTCCTGGAGGACCCCACAGCCCGTTTGGGCCTGAGGGAGTGGGCGGGTTTCACCCGGGCTTGGAACGCCCTGAACCTGGGCATGGCCCTCACCGAGCTGGAGGCGCTCCTGCAACGCCCCTTGAGCCCTTCGGAAACGCGCTTTTATAGCGCCCTAAGGGAGGTGGTCCTGGGGCTTATGGAGTGGGACCGCTTCCGCCACGCCCAGGCCTGGGGCCACCTCTCCCCTAGCTTGCCCGTGGCCCTGGCGGTGGCCGAGGCCTGGGGGCATGGGGCGAAGGTACGGGTCTTAAAGGGGTTGGAAAGCCTCCTTCCCCACTTGAGGGCCATTGTGGAGGCGGAGGGCAGGCCCACCTTTCCCCTCCTTCAGGACCTTTTGGCCAACGCCGAACGCCGGGCAGCCCTGGGCCGCTACGATGACGCCTTGGCCCGGCTTTACCGCGCCTTGGAGCTGGCGGTGGAGGCGGACGTGCACGAGCGTTTGGGGTTTCTCCTTAAGGACCCAAGGACCTGGCCCCAGGGGTTTCCCCCTTCCTTGCGGGACCGCATCCTGCGGCCTAGGGGCCTCATGGAGCTCCTGGAAGCGGGTTTTGAGCTGGATCTCGCCTTCGGCCAGCAGGGAACCCTGACGCAACGGCTCTTTGGGGAGAAAAACCGCCTCCAGGCCCTTCTGAACCGGCGGCACGAGAGCATCCTGGCCCACGGCACAAAGCCCGTGGGCGAGGAGGATTACCGGCGCCTCTTGGAGTTCCTCTCGTCCCTAGACCCCAGGCTTACCCCCTTACCTCCCTGGCCCAGGTTCTGA
- the cas1 gene encoding CRISPR-associated endonuclease Cas1, with protein MTLHLAQQGTTLRLREGRLVLEEGGLVLADFPARKVRRVAVWGNVRLSTPALVFLLRQGVPILFLSLEGFLHGVAGAFPEPDPTHLRAQFAASPLPLARAFVTGKLRSARALLKRYGLEEADRLAAVLEDVAEAASKEALLGAEGQATRVYFAGLERLLGAYGLRGRTRRPPQDPVNAALSYGYAVLLARVQLAVRLAGLHPEVGYLHAEGRRSPALALDLMEEFRVPVVDHVVLRAFRQGLLTPAHGEAREGGVYLNSEGRRVLLGLLEERFLEEATHPLGFRKSYADLIEVQASRLKGAILGRGTYTPFYLRS; from the coding sequence ATGACCCTGCACCTCGCCCAGCAAGGGACCACCTTGCGCCTTCGGGAGGGGCGGCTTGTCCTGGAAGAGGGCGGCCTTGTGCTTGCGGACTTCCCGGCCCGCAAGGTGCGGCGGGTGGCGGTGTGGGGCAACGTGCGGCTTTCTACCCCTGCCCTGGTCTTCCTCCTACGCCAGGGGGTGCCCATCCTTTTTCTGAGCCTGGAGGGGTTTCTCCACGGCGTGGCGGGGGCCTTCCCCGAGCCAGACCCCACCCACCTTCGGGCACAGTTCGCCGCCTCGCCGTTGCCTCTGGCCCGGGCCTTCGTCACAGGCAAGCTCCGCTCGGCCAGGGCGCTTTTGAAACGGTACGGACTTGAAGAGGCGGACAGGCTGGCTGCGGTCTTGGAAGACGTGGCGGAAGCGGCTTCCAAAGAGGCCCTGTTGGGGGCGGAGGGCCAGGCTACACGGGTCTACTTTGCCGGGCTAGAGAGGCTTTTAGGGGCTTATGGGCTACGAGGGCGCACCCGGAGGCCCCCACAGGACCCGGTGAACGCCGCCCTCTCGTACGGGTACGCCGTGCTCCTGGCCCGGGTCCAGTTGGCGGTGCGCTTGGCAGGGTTGCATCCTGAGGTGGGGTATCTCCATGCGGAGGGCCGCCGGAGCCCAGCCCTAGCTCTGGACTTGATGGAGGAGTTCAGGGTGCCGGTGGTGGACCACGTGGTGCTTCGCGCCTTTCGCCAAGGCCTTCTCACACCCGCTCATGGGGAAGCGCGGGAGGGCGGGGTCTACCTGAACTCCGAAGGGCGGAGGGTCCTCCTGGGGCTTTTGGAGGAGCGGTTTCTGGAGGAGGCTACCCACCCCTTAGGCTTCCGCAAGAGCTACGCCGACCTCATAGAGGTCCAGGCAAGCCGGCTTAAGGGGGCCATCTTGGGGCGGGGAACGTACACCCCCTTCTACCTCCGAAGCTAG
- the csx2 gene encoding TIGR02221 family CRISPR-associated protein: MERDPKKLILSFLGTGNYQEVPYTLDGKAYRTPYTQEALALHFPEHTLKVLLTQAARDKHGEALAARVPYEPIPIPDGRTAEELWEIFRAIVEAVPPGASLIMDISHGFRSQPVLALAVLHFLGVAKDVRVERVVYGALREDGLGEFLDLTPFLELLAWTQAVSDLKRYGFGKPLAELLNSLHRATWQAEGKGARKLAPLGNTLENLSTSLELLRLQEASEHARQLLNTLGEVRKDLKRFPSSWPLKAFLESLRERYQGIATKDIFTQGGLEAQANMVELLLSTGSLAQALALMREMMVTWVCLQQNLDPLEERQVGEAFLGSWQKRAQRGSTDQKAHLGTLWNELTNARNDVAHASMRPNPTPAETLASNIHGLWRELKELLLKT, from the coding sequence ATGGAACGTGACCCAAAGAAGCTCATCCTCTCGTTTCTCGGCACGGGAAACTACCAAGAGGTTCCCTATACCCTGGACGGCAAAGCGTACCGCACGCCCTACACCCAAGAGGCCCTGGCCCTACACTTCCCCGAGCACACCCTCAAGGTCCTCCTCACCCAGGCCGCTCGGGATAAACACGGGGAGGCCCTGGCCGCAAGGGTGCCCTATGAGCCCATCCCCATCCCCGACGGGCGTACCGCCGAAGAGCTTTGGGAAATCTTTCGCGCCATCGTGGAGGCTGTACCCCCGGGAGCAAGCCTCATTATGGACATCTCCCACGGCTTCCGCTCCCAACCCGTGCTGGCCTTGGCGGTGCTCCACTTCCTCGGCGTGGCGAAGGACGTGCGGGTGGAACGGGTGGTCTATGGGGCCCTTCGGGAGGACGGCCTAGGGGAGTTTTTGGACCTCACCCCCTTCCTGGAGCTCCTCGCCTGGACCCAGGCGGTCTCTGACCTCAAGCGCTATGGCTTCGGAAAGCCCCTCGCAGAGCTCTTAAACTCCCTGCACCGGGCCACCTGGCAGGCGGAAGGGAAGGGGGCCAGGAAGCTCGCCCCTCTGGGGAATACCTTGGAAAACCTGAGCACTTCCTTAGAGCTCCTCCGGTTGCAGGAGGCGAGCGAGCACGCCCGGCAACTCCTGAATACCTTAGGAGAGGTCCGGAAGGATCTGAAACGGTTTCCTTCCTCCTGGCCCCTGAAGGCCTTTTTGGAAAGTTTGCGTGAGCGTTACCAAGGCATCGCCACGAAGGACATCTTCACGCAAGGGGGCCTCGAGGCCCAAGCCAATATGGTAGAGCTCCTCCTTTCCACGGGAAGCCTCGCCCAAGCGCTGGCGCTCATGCGGGAAATGATGGTAACCTGGGTCTGCTTGCAACAAAACCTAGACCCCTTGGAGGAGCGGCAAGTAGGCGAAGCGTTCCTCGGCTCGTGGCAAAAGCGGGCCCAGCGGGGCTCAACCGACCAGAAGGCCCACCTGGGTACCCTTTGGAACGAACTCACCAACGCCCGGAACGACGTGGCCCACGCCAGCATGCGGCCCAACCCCACGCCCGCAGAAACGCTGGCCAGCAACATCCACGGGTTGTGGCGGGAGCTTAAAGAGCTACTCCTTAAGACCTAG
- the csm3 gene encoding type III-A CRISPR-associated RAMP protein Csm3 gives MRLQKLLRIQAILLAKTGLRIGMSRDQMAIGDLDNPVIRNPLTDEPYIPGSSLKGKLRYLLEWSLGGDYILKAKDKHVYASPDPKDPVARIFGLAPENDEESMQVARERGPTRLLVRDAYLTRDSKEELERTISRGGYLTEIKQEVFIPRLGGFANPRTTERVPAGARFHVEMVYRVLDPLDEEHFHRYVLRALELLELDGLGGHISRGYGQVYFLHPDKPLEDQEGQPLRERLKIT, from the coding sequence ATGAGGTTGCAAAAGCTCCTCCGCATCCAGGCCATCCTTCTCGCCAAGACGGGCCTTCGCATCGGGATGAGCCGGGACCAGATGGCCATCGGCGACCTGGACAACCCCGTGATCCGCAACCCCCTCACGGACGAGCCCTATATCCCGGGCTCTAGCCTTAAGGGCAAGCTTCGCTACCTCCTGGAGTGGAGCCTGGGCGGGGACTACATCCTCAAGGCCAAGGACAAGCACGTCTACGCCTCCCCCGACCCCAAGGACCCCGTGGCCCGCATCTTCGGCCTCGCCCCGGAAAACGACGAGGAGTCCATGCAAGTCGCAAGGGAACGGGGCCCCACGCGGCTTCTCGTGCGGGACGCCTACCTCACCCGGGATTCCAAAGAGGAGCTGGAGAGGACCATCTCCCGTGGCGGCTACCTCACGGAGATCAAGCAGGAGGTCTTCATCCCCCGCCTTGGGGGCTTCGCTAACCCCCGCACCACGGAAAGGGTGCCCGCGGGGGCGCGGTTCCACGTGGAAATGGTCTACCGGGTCCTGGATCCCCTGGACGAGGAGCACTTCCACCGCTATGTCCTCCGAGCCCTGGAGCTCCTGGAGCTGGACGGCCTCGGGGGGCACATCAGCCGGGGTTACGGCCAGGTGTACTTCCTCCACCCGGACAAGCCTTTGGAGGACCAGGAAGGCCAGCCCCTAAGGGAGCGGCTCAAGATCACCTAA
- a CDS encoding type III-B CRISPR module-associated protein Cmr3: MLIEPRDPLIVRDGRPFTNSPGARARSLPFPVPQTLAGAYRARRGLVEGLTFPQDAPKVRAWGIRGPLLAEEVGGRWRLLVPRPLDALRLGERVYPLRPLEVPEGVGCNLPQGLVPVGLESPGLKEKPGSLPAFWYWESFLEWLLQDAPGGFAPEGHDGPTPEVRTHVSLEASGTAKEGALFQTSGLEFVRREGEAYRRLALALWPEDGQEVEGVHPLGGERRLAYWHKGGPSLPPLPEALLGALLQERAARVVLLTPGFFRGAYLPEGGAFFGAQVVGAVVGRPLVVSGFDLEKRRPKPTRRAVPAGSVYFVRLPTGWGEGEVRAFAERVWMQNLSEEEQDRKDGYGLAALGAWSGRSLRWEGA, encoded by the coding sequence ATGCTCATTGAACCCAGGGACCCCCTTATCGTCCGCGATGGCCGCCCCTTCACCAATAGTCCCGGGGCGCGGGCGCGAAGCCTTCCCTTCCCCGTACCCCAGACCTTGGCCGGGGCCTACCGCGCCCGCCGGGGCCTAGTGGAGGGGCTCACCTTTCCCCAGGACGCTCCCAAGGTGCGGGCTTGGGGTATCCGGGGCCCCCTCCTCGCCGAGGAGGTGGGAGGGAGGTGGCGGCTCCTCGTGCCCCGCCCCTTGGACGCGCTAAGGCTTGGGGAAAGGGTCTACCCTTTGAGGCCTTTGGAGGTGCCGGAGGGGGTGGGGTGCAACCTACCCCAAGGCCTCGTCCCCGTGGGCCTGGAAAGCCCTGGGCTTAAGGAAAAGCCCGGAAGCCTTCCCGCCTTCTGGTATTGGGAAAGCTTCCTGGAATGGCTTCTGCAGGATGCCCCGGGGGGCTTCGCGCCCGAGGGGCATGACGGCCCCACCCCGGAGGTGCGCACCCACGTGAGCCTCGAGGCCTCGGGCACGGCCAAGGAGGGGGCGCTTTTCCAGACCTCGGGGCTGGAGTTCGTGCGCCGGGAGGGGGAGGCTTACCGGCGCCTCGCCCTGGCCCTTTGGCCCGAGGACGGCCAGGAAGTGGAGGGGGTTCATCCCCTGGGCGGGGAGAGGCGGCTGGCCTACTGGCACAAAGGAGGCCCTTCCCTTCCCCCCTTGCCTGAGGCCCTATTGGGGGCGCTTCTTCAGGAAAGGGCCGCCCGGGTGGTCCTCCTCACCCCTGGCTTCTTCCGGGGGGCTTACCTGCCGGAAGGCGGGGCCTTCTTTGGGGCCCAGGTGGTGGGGGCGGTGGTGGGCCGCCCCCTGGTGGTGTCCGGCTTTGACCTGGAAAAGAGGAGGCCCAAGCCCACCCGCCGGGCGGTGCCCGCGGGGAGCGTCTACTTCGTCCGCCTGCCCACGGGATGGGGGGAAGGGGAGGTGCGGGCCTTCGCCGAACGGGTGTGGATGCAGAACCTTTCCGAGGAAGAGCAGGACCGCAAGGATGGGTACGGGTTAGCGGCCCTTGGGGCGTGGTCGGGGAGGAGCTTGCGCTGGGAGGGAGCATGA
- the cas10 gene encoding type III-B CRISPR-associated protein Cas10/Cmr2, with protein sequence MEYLLAIALGPVQEFIATARRTRDLYAGSRLLSEAAGAAASALVGEVKPQGLIFPAPESQEDLKVLGKAGIPNVLLVRVPPGKDPASLGEKALEAARDHLRRRAEAVFSKEPLRRRVKQEVALAQVEDLLEGYYAYVPLEGGYRQARERVMALLAARKNTRDFAPVAWGGPEYKSSLDGARESVLVGLEDALRLRLGLREGEYLSGPDLLKRGWGSETGFVSTLHMAAMPFLEGVRRAGKEEVLRQGLRELAGLAGEGARARVDHPALRDTPFRDWDVRLLYESRLEEFPDLAGSRERLEAAQRRLRALLQELGVGTPFPYYALLHADGDRMGEAINCQETPEAHRALSRKLALEFAQEVGPLVEGRGGGLVYSGGDDVLALLPLHNALRAAWALAERFRQVMAAFGAPGSAPSLSVGLAVVHQLEPLQDALELVRRAEKLAKEGWKGEAKRNALGVVYSPRSGAEVWARGRWDETPRLTQRLLRYADLLRAGEVPSRAAYELRQLVQEAKGFLSDEALVAEALRLLGRKEMRPQYREELKSWLRTGRDVERLATELILARPFAEAMELAGLPVESREVWDAH encoded by the coding sequence ATGGAATATCTCCTCGCCATCGCCTTGGGGCCGGTGCAGGAATTTATCGCCACTGCCCGGCGCACCCGGGACCTCTATGCGGGAAGCCGCCTGCTTTCGGAGGCGGCGGGGGCGGCGGCTTCCGCCTTGGTGGGGGAGGTGAAGCCCCAAGGGCTCATCTTCCCCGCACCGGAAAGCCAGGAGGACCTGAAAGTCTTGGGAAAGGCCGGCATCCCCAACGTCCTCCTGGTGAGGGTTCCGCCCGGTAAGGACCCCGCTTCGCTGGGAGAAAAGGCCCTGGAGGCGGCGCGGGACCACCTGCGGCGGCGGGCCGAGGCGGTCTTTTCCAAGGAACCCTTGCGGCGCCGCGTGAAGCAGGAGGTGGCCCTGGCCCAGGTGGAGGACCTCCTGGAAGGCTATTACGCCTACGTTCCCCTAGAGGGCGGCTACCGCCAGGCGCGGGAGCGGGTGATGGCCCTCCTGGCGGCCCGCAAGAACACCCGGGACTTCGCCCCCGTCGCTTGGGGTGGGCCGGAGTACAAGAGCTCCTTGGACGGGGCCCGGGAGAGCGTCTTGGTGGGGCTGGAAGACGCCCTACGCCTGCGCTTGGGCCTTCGGGAAGGGGAGTACCTTTCGGGGCCCGACCTCCTGAAGCGCGGGTGGGGTTCGGAAACGGGGTTTGTGAGCACCCTCCACATGGCGGCCATGCCCTTCTTGGAGGGGGTCCGCCGGGCGGGGAAGGAGGAGGTGCTCCGCCAGGGGCTGCGGGAGCTCGCCGGGCTGGCAGGGGAGGGGGCGAGGGCGAGGGTGGACCATCCGGCCCTTCGGGACACCCCCTTCCGGGACTGGGACGTGCGGCTCCTCTACGAGAGCCGCTTGGAGGAGTTCCCCGACCTCGCCGGGAGCAGGGAGCGCCTCGAGGCCGCCCAAAGGCGCCTGCGGGCCCTCCTCCAGGAGCTTGGCGTGGGCACCCCTTTCCCCTACTACGCCCTCCTCCACGCCGACGGGGACCGGATGGGGGAGGCCATAAACTGCCAGGAAACCCCCGAGGCGCACCGGGCGCTTTCCCGCAAGCTGGCCTTGGAGTTCGCCCAGGAGGTGGGGCCCTTGGTGGAGGGCCGAGGGGGTGGGCTCGTCTATTCCGGTGGGGACGACGTCTTGGCCCTCCTTCCCCTCCACAACGCTCTCAGGGCGGCCTGGGCCTTGGCGGAGCGGTTTCGCCAGGTTATGGCGGCGTTTGGCGCCCCCGGCTCGGCCCCAAGCCTCTCCGTGGGCCTGGCGGTGGTGCACCAGTTGGAGCCCTTGCAGGATGCCTTGGAACTGGTGCGGCGGGCGGAAAAGCTGGCCAAGGAGGGCTGGAAGGGGGAGGCGAAGCGGAACGCCCTGGGTGTCGTCTATAGCCCCCGCTCGGGGGCGGAGGTCTGGGCTCGAGGCCGCTGGGACGAGACGCCCCGCCTGACCCAGCGCCTCCTGCGCTACGCCGACCTCCTGCGGGCCGGGGAGGTGCCCTCCAGGGCCGCCTACGAGCTCCGGCAACTGGTGCAGGAGGCCAAGGGCTTCCTTAGCGACGAGGCCCTGGTGGCGGAGGCCCTGCGCCTCCTGGGGCGGAAGGAGATGCGCCCCCAGTACCGCGAGGAGCTTAAAAGCTGGCTCCGCACGGGCCGGGATGTGGAGCGCTTGGCCACCGAGCTCATCCTGGCTCGCCCCTTCGCCGAGGCCATGGAGCTTGCTGGCCTACCCGTGGAAAGCCGGGAGGTGTGGGATGCTCATTGA
- the csm4 gene encoding type III-A CRISPR-associated RAMP protein Csm4, giving the protein MRATAYYLRFRGPVKALPRAPTLLGHLFWWYRYTHGKEALEELLERLPSLPFRLSSAFPEGFLPRPKLPPVLVEETELRKRLKNLAFLSFATFQQVAERGEEALLDAPEVRENMGPRLGRPLRRLRVGIDRATGGARKGVLFAQDLFFPEGRYAVYAVGTPPFDLLEGLRFVGEMGYGGLASVGAGWFHVEGQEQVDLPEAGNPTAYATLAPGPLQGALYYELEPYWGRLGGGYVGAKPFKRPHVRTKEGSVYREPTLTLLDVTPGESPENGVKVLEVLQVFPLGVRV; this is encoded by the coding sequence ATGAGGGCCACCGCCTACTACCTCCGCTTTAGGGGGCCGGTGAAGGCCCTGCCCCGGGCCCCCACCCTCCTAGGGCACCTCTTCTGGTGGTACCGCTACACCCACGGCAAGGAAGCCCTGGAGGAGCTCTTGGAGCGGCTACCCAGCCTCCCTTTCCGCCTTTCCAGCGCCTTCCCCGAGGGCTTCTTACCCCGGCCCAAGCTGCCCCCGGTGCTGGTGGAGGAGACCGAGCTCCGCAAGCGCCTCAAAAACCTGGCCTTCCTGAGCTTCGCCACCTTCCAACAGGTGGCGGAAAGGGGAGAGGAGGCCCTCCTGGACGCCCCTGAGGTGCGGGAAAACATGGGCCCTAGGCTTGGCCGCCCCCTCCGGCGCCTCCGGGTGGGGATTGACCGGGCCACGGGTGGGGCCAGGAAGGGGGTGCTCTTCGCCCAAGACCTCTTCTTCCCCGAGGGGCGGTACGCCGTCTACGCCGTGGGCACGCCCCCCTTTGACCTCCTGGAAGGGCTTCGCTTCGTGGGGGAGATGGGGTATGGGGGGCTTGCCAGCGTGGGGGCGGGGTGGTTCCACGTGGAAGGGCAGGAGCAGGTGGACCTCCCCGAGGCGGGAAATCCCACCGCCTACGCCACCCTGGCTCCAGGACCCCTGCAGGGGGCCCTCTACTACGAGCTGGAGCCCTACTGGGGCCGCCTGGGCGGGGGGTACGTGGGGGCCAAGCCCTTCAAGCGGCCCCATGTGCGCACCAAGGAGGGCAGCGTTTACCGGGAACCCACCCTAACGCTTCTGGACGTGACCCCGGGCGAATCGCCAGAGAACGGGGTGAAGGTCCTCGAGGTCCTGCAGGTCTTTCCCTTGGGGGTGCGGGTATGA
- the csm5 gene encoding type III-A CRISPR-associated RAMP protein Csm5, translating into MSFLEAYSLELELLSPVHVGTGETYPAYAYVPDFEGKRVHLLDPSALLLALSPERREAFLRRVAEGPKGAQDVLRHLYREGQIPREAILRTLPASKAFLDTIQGATEEALLEYRPLPYSPRGPYLPGSSVKGALRTAWLYWTLVERKAVLEWRQGAWQWRKPGPEEDALIRPPRELKLSHNQDFEGAVLGYLVPKNGRTSRDLYRDPFRAVRLTDSDPGEGFLNRIGVFHPKGALDRTILLAETFRKGSRFRFRFRYQAGLAQHGGVAGPVPPKALVRALREYYGHVAEWERGYAEEYGLGRALEVYQELERRLKDPETFPLRVGFGSGTLSLRLALLLPEDYPEAQEPKTRKTAGAPSPRDGYPLGWAVGRLVPHGT; encoded by the coding sequence ATGAGCTTCTTGGAAGCCTATAGCCTGGAGCTAGAGCTCCTCTCCCCCGTCCACGTGGGCACCGGGGAGACCTACCCCGCCTACGCCTACGTGCCCGACTTTGAAGGGAAGCGGGTCCACCTTTTGGACCCTTCGGCCCTCCTCCTCGCCCTCTCCCCGGAGCGCCGGGAGGCCTTCCTGCGCAGGGTGGCCGAGGGTCCCAAGGGGGCGCAGGACGTCCTCCGCCACCTCTACCGGGAGGGGCAGATCCCCCGCGAGGCCATCCTGCGCACCCTCCCCGCCAGCAAAGCCTTCCTGGACACCATCCAAGGGGCCACGGAGGAGGCCCTCCTGGAATACCGCCCCCTGCCCTATAGCCCCCGGGGGCCCTACCTCCCCGGCTCCAGCGTGAAGGGTGCCCTGCGCACCGCCTGGCTCTATTGGACTCTGGTAGAGCGGAAAGCGGTGCTGGAGTGGCGGCAGGGAGCCTGGCAGTGGCGGAAACCGGGCCCCGAGGAGGACGCCCTCATCCGGCCCCCGCGGGAGCTTAAGCTATCCCACAACCAGGACTTTGAAGGAGCCGTCTTGGGCTACCTCGTCCCCAAGAACGGGCGGACGAGCCGGGACCTCTACCGGGACCCCTTCCGCGCCGTGCGCCTCACGGACTCGGATCCGGGGGAGGGCTTCCTGAACCGCATCGGCGTCTTCCATCCCAAGGGGGCCCTGGACCGGACCATCCTCCTGGCGGAAACCTTCCGCAAGGGAAGCCGCTTCCGCTTCCGGTTCCGCTATCAGGCGGGGCTTGCCCAGCACGGGGGGGTGGCGGGGCCTGTACCCCCCAAGGCCTTGGTACGGGCGCTGAGGGAGTACTACGGCCACGTGGCGGAGTGGGAAAGGGGCTACGCCGAGGAGTACGGCCTTGGGCGGGCCCTCGAGGTCTACCAGGAGCTGGAGCGCCGCCTCAAGGACCCCGAAACCTTCCCCTTGCGCGTGGGCTTTGGCTCAGGGACGCTTTCCCTGCGCCTCGCCCTCCTCCTGCCCGAGGACTACCCCGAGGCCCAGGAACCCAAAACCCGCAAGACGGCGGGGGCCCCAAGCCCCCGGGACGGCTACCCCTTAGGGTGGGCCGTGGGACGGTTGGTTCCCCATGGAACGTGA
- a CDS encoding replication initiator protein A — protein MAASRPSKKEVLARAQHLDEANVARLGLISIQERIPEGYASWEEEFEFLGKPVKLACYASEKVGGVPHGLDNEVSLALIALYFNAGSPEDGTFTATPYQILKLMGLDTSGYYYQALKESLMRLTTATYVLSEAWRADGRWQSVTFRYIEKLEYTSSAEGKLDRASVLRITLAKEIVRSLKQNYVKPIDIEFMASLRRPLSRALYRLLDAQRFSPENPTPLTRFEVNLMEWAAACKIVHKRPDKVRRTLEPAHEELMERRYLQSVEYIGRGQNQTIVYVFGEEAGGVPDMEAVELLMAEGLSFTSAYSLARRYSLAHIKDRLERYRSILASGYKPKNKQGFLVDVIRDESGKYARALPPSTRRVQAKVEEEEARRIEEEAEREWQSMPKEAQVRRALQVAQLLLRSRLSVGDLEDLTRLMETGVLEPKRVVEELKEAAAQGTLEEWVQSFRMGLDK, from the coding sequence ATGGCCGCAAGCCGCCCTTCCAAGAAGGAGGTCCTGGCCCGGGCGCAACACCTGGACGAGGCCAACGTGGCCCGCCTGGGGCTTATCTCCATCCAGGAACGGATTCCGGAAGGGTACGCCTCCTGGGAGGAGGAGTTTGAGTTTCTGGGCAAGCCGGTGAAGCTCGCCTGCTACGCCAGCGAGAAGGTGGGCGGCGTGCCCCACGGCCTGGACAACGAGGTTTCCCTCGCCCTTATCGCCCTCTACTTCAACGCTGGAAGCCCCGAGGACGGGACCTTCACCGCCACCCCCTACCAGATCCTGAAGCTCATGGGCCTGGACACCTCGGGCTACTACTACCAGGCCCTCAAGGAGAGCCTCATGCGCCTCACCACCGCCACCTACGTCCTCTCGGAGGCCTGGCGGGCGGATGGGCGGTGGCAGAGCGTCACCTTCCGCTACATAGAAAAGCTGGAGTACACCTCCTCGGCGGAGGGCAAGCTGGACCGGGCAAGCGTCCTCCGCATCACCCTGGCCAAGGAGATCGTGCGCTCCCTGAAGCAAAACTACGTGAAGCCCATTGACATTGAGTTCATGGCGAGCCTCCGCCGCCCCTTGAGCCGGGCCCTCTACCGGCTTCTGGACGCCCAGCGCTTCTCCCCCGAAAACCCAACCCCCCTCACCCGGTTTGAGGTGAACCTCATGGAGTGGGCCGCCGCCTGCAAGATCGTCCACAAGCGCCCCGACAAGGTGCGGCGGACCCTCGAGCCCGCCCACGAAGAGCTGATGGAGCGGCGCTACCTCCAGTCCGTGGAATACATCGGCCGGGGCCAGAACCAGACCATCGTCTACGTCTTCGGCGAGGAGGCGGGCGGCGTCCCCGACATGGAGGCGGTGGAGCTCCTCATGGCGGAAGGCCTCTCCTTCACCAGCGCCTACTCCTTGGCCCGCCGCTATTCCCTAGCCCACATCAAAGACCGCCTGGAACGGTACCGGAGCATCCTGGCCTCCGGGTACAAGCCCAAGAACAAGCAGGGCTTCCTGGTGGACGTGATCCGCGACGAAAGCGGCAAGTACGCTCGAGCCCTTCCCCCGAGCACCCGCAGGGTCCAGGCCAAGGTGGAGGAAGAGGAGGCGCGCCGGATAGAGGAAGAAGCGGAGCGGGAGTGGCAGAGCATGCCCAAGGAGGCCCAGGTGCGCCGGGCCCTCCAGGTGGCCCAGCTCCTCCTCCGCTCCCGGCTTTCCGTGGGCGACCTCGAGGACCTCACCCGCCTGATGGAGACGGGGGTTCTGGAGCCCAAGCGGGTGGTGGAGGAGCTCAAGGAAGCGGCAGCCCAGGGGACTTTGGAGGAATGGGTCCAAAGTTTCCGGATGGGGCTGGACAAATAG
- the cas2 gene encoding CRISPR-associated endonuclease Cas2, translating into MPKRLYAIAYDIPDDTRRVKLANLLKSYGERVQLSVFECYLDDSLLSDLKTRARKVLDLSQDALRIYPVQGEVQVLGVGPVVRDEAYAVV; encoded by the coding sequence ATGCCCAAGCGCCTCTATGCCATTGCCTACGACATCCCTGACGACACGCGCCGGGTGAAATTGGCGAATCTCTTGAAAAGCTATGGGGAAAGGGTCCAACTTTCCGTGTTTGAGTGCTACTTGGACGACAGTCTCCTGTCCGACCTTAAGACCAGGGCACGAAAGGTCCTGGACCTATCCCAGGACGCACTGCGGATTTACCCGGTACAGGGGGAGGTGCAGGTCCTGGGGGTAGGCCCCGTGGTGCGGGACGAGGCTTATGCGGTGGTTTGA